One window from the genome of Streptomyces cadmiisoli encodes:
- a CDS encoding muconolactone Delta-isomerase family protein, which yields MREFLVELITIVPEGTAQDEVDRRRAAEAVRARELAAAGHLARLWRPVGEMRSLGVWRAADEKELHESVLGTLPLRPWMTVTVTALESHPNDPGRVDPAG from the coding sequence ATGCGGGAGTTCCTGGTCGAACTCATCACCATCGTCCCCGAGGGCACCGCGCAGGACGAGGTCGATCGGCGGCGTGCCGCCGAGGCCGTACGTGCCCGGGAACTGGCCGCCGCCGGACATCTGGCGCGCCTGTGGCGCCCGGTGGGGGAGATGCGCAGCCTCGGCGTCTGGCGCGCCGCGGACGAGAAGGAACTGCACGAGTCGGTGCTCGGCACGCTCCCGCTGCGTCCCTGGATGACCGTCACGGTCACCGCGCTCGAATCCCATCCCAACGACCCCGGCCGCGTCGACCCCGCAGGCTGA
- a CDS encoding cyclic nucleotide-binding domain-containing protein — protein sequence MTSTTTLAGGLPARQQERLMRIAREVSFDAGTRLFEEGRHADRFWIIRTGTVTLDLHVPGRRAAVIETLGHGELVGWSWHFPPYTWHLGAEAMSPVRAWEFDTEVVRAMCAQDPAFGRAIACWVGNVVADRLHASRVRLLDLYAPYGSGNT from the coding sequence ATGACCTCCACCACCACTCTGGCCGGTGGCCTTCCGGCCAGGCAACAAGAACGGCTGATGCGGATCGCCCGCGAAGTCTCCTTCGACGCGGGGACCCGTCTGTTCGAGGAGGGCCGGCACGCCGACCGCTTCTGGATCATCCGGACCGGCACGGTCACCCTCGATCTGCACGTACCCGGCCGTCGCGCCGCCGTCATCGAGACGCTGGGCCACGGCGAACTGGTCGGCTGGTCCTGGCACTTCCCCCCGTACACCTGGCACCTGGGCGCCGAGGCGATGAGCCCGGTGCGGGCCTGGGAGTTCGACACCGAGGTGGTCCGGGCGATGTGCGCCCAGGACCCGGCGTTCGGCCGCGCGATCGCCTGCTGGGTCGGCAATGTGGTCGCCGACCGGTTGCACGCGTCCCGGGTACGGCTGCTGGACCTGTACGCCCCGTACGGCAGCGGGAACACGTGA
- a CDS encoding YbfB/YjiJ family MFS transporter, protein MTVRPWSHVARAAAALAAGMGVGRFVYTPILPLMHTQAGLSAGNGAHVATANYVGYFLGALVGFLAPALVRSPAILRVSLVVLTATLAGMPATHSIAVWIVLRLLAGVASALIFVIAAGSLLCHLREHPAHLPGWAFGGVGGGIALSGVLVLVLRPVADWRAAWWASAALAALLTAVAWNLRPEVARAVSAESGSAAAGGVRTHRWFTALFVSYTLEGIGYIVAGTFLVAAIGQGSAGWVGGGAWVLVGLAAVPSAALWARLGRRWSRPGLLLCALVVQAVGIALPALVGGTAAALVSAVLFGATFIGVSTLALAAGAQLRFRRSVALLTAGYSVGQIIGPLVVTPLLDHGYRQVLMLASGVVLAAATAAGVLRVGFPHGAGVQVAQRAAPAHRLGPADGAAHADRPRP, encoded by the coding sequence ATGACCGTACGTCCCTGGAGCCATGTCGCCCGGGCCGCCGCAGCACTCGCGGCGGGCATGGGGGTGGGCCGGTTCGTCTACACGCCGATCCTCCCGCTGATGCACACCCAGGCCGGCCTGTCCGCGGGAAACGGTGCCCATGTCGCCACCGCCAACTACGTCGGATACTTCCTCGGCGCACTCGTCGGCTTCCTGGCCCCCGCGCTGGTGCGCTCACCCGCGATCCTGCGCGTCAGCCTGGTCGTGCTGACCGCCACGCTGGCCGGTATGCCGGCCACTCACAGCATCGCCGTCTGGATCGTGCTCCGGCTGCTCGCCGGGGTGGCCAGCGCACTGATCTTCGTCATCGCGGCCGGTTCCCTGCTCTGTCATCTGCGGGAGCATCCGGCCCACCTGCCGGGCTGGGCCTTCGGCGGAGTCGGCGGGGGCATCGCCCTGTCCGGGGTGCTCGTCCTCGTGCTGCGTCCCGTCGCCGACTGGCGGGCGGCCTGGTGGGCCTCGGCCGCGCTGGCCGCGCTTCTGACGGCGGTCGCCTGGAACCTCCGTCCGGAAGTCGCGCGGGCGGTGTCCGCGGAGTCGGGCTCAGCGGCGGCGGGCGGGGTGCGCACGCACCGCTGGTTCACCGCGCTGTTCGTCTCCTACACCCTGGAGGGCATCGGCTACATCGTCGCCGGTACGTTCCTCGTCGCCGCGATCGGGCAGGGCTCCGCGGGCTGGGTCGGCGGCGGTGCCTGGGTGCTGGTCGGTCTGGCCGCCGTGCCGTCCGCGGCGCTGTGGGCCCGGCTCGGACGCCGCTGGTCCCGCCCCGGTCTGCTGCTCTGCGCACTCGTCGTCCAGGCGGTCGGTATCGCCCTGCCGGCGCTGGTCGGTGGCACCGCGGCCGCACTGGTCTCGGCGGTCCTGTTCGGAGCGACGTTCATCGGAGTCAGCACGCTGGCCCTCGCGGCGGGCGCGCAGCTGCGGTTCCGTCGGTCCGTGGCACTGCTGACCGCGGGCTACTCGGTCGGCCAGATCATCGGTCCCCTGGTCGTCACCCCGCTGCTGGACCACGGCTACCGGCAGGTGCTGATGCTCGCCTCCGGTGTGGTGCTGGCGGCCGCGACGGCCGCCGGCGTGCTGCGCGTCGGCTTCCCGCACGGCGCGGGTGTGCAGGTGGCGCAGCGGGCCGCACCGGCACACCGGCTCGGGCCGGCGGACGGTGCGGCGCACGCGGACCGGCCACGCCCCTGA
- the yicI gene encoding alpha-xylosidase, which yields MKFTDGYWLMRDGVRASYATEVGDVHVSDDRFTLYAPVRHVTDRGHTLNSPLLTVECWSPAEGVIGIRSTHHAGAAEHGPDFTLHTDPGHAAKVSRDGTLLELAAGDLSLRVDTSAPWRLDFTADGRVLTSAEARGTGFAVTGDGAHHSLAQLSLGVGELVYGLGERFTPFVKNGQTVDIWQADGGTASEQAYKNVPFHLTNRGYGVFVNHPGNVSYEIGSEAVGRVQFSVEDQSLEYFIVYGPTPKEILDRYTALTGRPALPPAWSFGLWLSTSFTTSYDEDTVNSFVRGMAERDIPLGVFHFDCFWMREYQWCDFVWDPDVFPDPEGMLGRLKEEHDLRVSVWINPYIAQKSHLFAEAKRHGYLVRKANGDVWQWDLWQAGMALVDFTNPDAREWYADKLRVLAAQGVDCFKTDFGERIPTDVVWHDGSDPERMHNYYTQLYNQTVFDVLTEAKGVGEAVLFARSATAGGQQFPVHWGGDCESHFGAMAESLRGGLSLGLSGFGFWSHDIGGFEGTPTPEVFKRWVQFGLLSSHSRLHGSKSYRVPWDYDDEAVAVTRDFTRLKHRLMPYLFRAARQAAEQGTPMMRAMVLEFPEDPACHTLDRQYMLGDDLLVAPVFSADGEVDYYVPAGTWTHLLSGEEIQGPGWRRERHGFDSLPLLARPGSVIPFGASDDSAVYDWADGVTLRVHAPVDGVTTVTEIPASDGSSTTVFRTRRDGDVISVEAQGVPGAWQVLLVGARAELVAGSPSSAEASTHGTLLSVPSGTTEVSARLV from the coding sequence ATGAAGTTCACCGACGGCTACTGGCTGATGCGTGACGGCGTCCGCGCGTCGTACGCGACCGAGGTCGGCGACGTCCACGTCTCCGACGACCGGTTCACCCTCTACGCCCCCGTACGTCATGTGACCGACCGCGGCCACACCCTCAACAGCCCGCTGCTGACCGTCGAATGCTGGTCCCCTGCCGAAGGGGTGATCGGCATCCGCTCCACCCACCACGCCGGCGCCGCCGAGCACGGCCCGGACTTCACCCTGCACACCGACCCCGGCCACGCGGCCAAGGTCTCCCGGGACGGCACCCTGCTGGAACTGGCGGCGGGCGACCTGTCCCTGCGCGTGGACACCTCCGCTCCCTGGCGGCTCGACTTCACGGCGGACGGACGCGTCCTCACCTCGGCCGAGGCGCGGGGCACCGGCTTCGCGGTCACCGGTGACGGCGCCCACCACTCCCTGGCCCAGCTCTCGCTCGGCGTCGGCGAGCTGGTGTACGGGCTCGGCGAGCGTTTCACGCCGTTCGTCAAGAACGGCCAGACCGTCGACATCTGGCAGGCGGACGGCGGCACCGCCAGCGAGCAGGCCTACAAGAACGTGCCGTTCCACCTGACCAACCGGGGCTACGGCGTCTTCGTCAACCACCCCGGCAACGTCAGCTACGAGATCGGCTCCGAGGCCGTCGGCCGGGTGCAGTTCAGCGTCGAGGACCAGTCGCTGGAGTACTTCATCGTCTACGGCCCGACGCCCAAGGAGATCCTCGACCGGTACACGGCCCTGACCGGCCGCCCGGCCCTGCCGCCGGCGTGGTCGTTCGGTCTGTGGCTGTCGACGTCGTTCACGACCTCGTACGACGAGGACACGGTCAACAGCTTCGTGCGCGGCATGGCCGAACGCGACATCCCGCTCGGCGTGTTCCACTTCGACTGCTTCTGGATGCGCGAGTACCAGTGGTGCGACTTCGTCTGGGACCCGGACGTCTTCCCGGACCCGGAGGGCATGCTGGGGCGCCTGAAGGAGGAGCACGATCTGCGCGTCTCCGTGTGGATCAACCCGTACATCGCCCAGAAGTCCCACCTGTTCGCGGAGGCCAAGCGCCACGGCTATCTGGTGCGCAAGGCCAACGGCGACGTGTGGCAGTGGGACCTGTGGCAGGCCGGCATGGCGCTGGTCGACTTCACCAACCCGGACGCGCGCGAGTGGTACGCCGACAAGCTGCGGGTGCTGGCCGCGCAGGGTGTCGACTGCTTCAAGACCGACTTCGGGGAGCGCATCCCGACCGATGTCGTCTGGCACGACGGCTCCGACCCGGAGCGTATGCACAACTACTACACGCAGCTCTACAACCAGACGGTGTTCGACGTGCTGACCGAGGCCAAGGGCGTCGGCGAGGCCGTGCTGTTCGCCCGCTCGGCGACGGCCGGCGGCCAGCAGTTCCCCGTGCACTGGGGCGGCGACTGCGAGTCCCACTTCGGCGCGATGGCCGAGTCGCTGCGCGGCGGACTCTCGCTGGGCCTGTCCGGCTTCGGCTTCTGGAGCCATGACATCGGCGGCTTCGAGGGCACACCGACGCCCGAGGTGTTCAAGCGGTGGGTGCAGTTCGGTCTGCTGTCGTCGCACAGTCGGCTGCACGGCAGCAAGTCGTACCGCGTGCCGTGGGACTACGACGACGAGGCGGTCGCGGTCACGCGTGACTTCACCCGCCTCAAGCACCGGCTGATGCCGTACCTGTTCCGCGCCGCCCGCCAGGCCGCCGAGCAGGGCACGCCGATGATGCGCGCGATGGTGCTGGAGTTCCCCGAGGACCCGGCCTGCCACACCCTGGACCGGCAGTACATGCTGGGCGACGATCTGCTCGTCGCGCCCGTCTTCTCCGCCGACGGCGAGGTCGACTACTACGTGCCGGCGGGCACCTGGACCCATCTGCTGTCCGGCGAGGAGATCCAGGGTCCCGGCTGGCGACGCGAGCGCCACGGCTTCGACAGCCTGCCGCTCCTGGCCCGCCCCGGATCGGTGATCCCGTTCGGCGCGAGCGACGACTCGGCCGTCTACGACTGGGCCGACGGTGTGACGCTGCGCGTCCACGCGCCGGTCGACGGCGTGACCACGGTGACGGAGATCCCGGCCTCGGACGGTTCCTCGACCACCGTGTTCCGCACCCGCCGCGACGGTGACGTGATCAGCGTCGAGGCACAGGGCGTGCCCGGAGCGTGGCAGGTCCTGCTCGTCGGCGCGCGGGCGGAGCTCGTCGCCGGGTCGCCGTCGAGCGCCGAGGCGTCGACGCACGGCACCCTGCTCAGCGTCCCGTCCGGCACCACCGAGGTCTCGGCCCGCCTCGTCTGA
- a CDS encoding response regulator: MSDTQRGGAETPIRVFLLDDHEVVRRGVRDLLDDEPDISVVGEAATAEQALVRVPALRPSVAVLDVRLPDGDGVSVCRELRSQLPDLACLMLTSFDDEEALLDSIMAGASGYVLKQIQGSDLVSAVRAVARGQSLLDPSATARLMARLRSGQEPEPEPDPLPGLTEREREILALIGEGLTNRQIGRRLYLAEKTVKNHISRLLTKLGVERRVQAAVIATQAEDRMRRDGH, translated from the coding sequence ATGTCGGACACCCAGCGCGGCGGCGCCGAGACCCCGATCAGGGTCTTCCTCCTCGACGACCACGAGGTGGTGCGCCGCGGGGTGCGTGACCTGCTGGACGACGAGCCGGACATCTCCGTGGTCGGTGAGGCCGCCACCGCCGAGCAGGCCCTCGTCCGGGTCCCGGCCCTGCGCCCCAGTGTCGCGGTGCTGGACGTGCGCCTGCCGGACGGAGACGGCGTGAGCGTGTGCCGGGAACTGCGCTCGCAGCTGCCGGACCTGGCCTGCCTGATGCTGACCTCGTTCGACGACGAGGAGGCCCTGCTGGACTCGATCATGGCCGGTGCGTCGGGCTACGTCCTCAAGCAGATCCAGGGCTCGGACCTGGTGTCCGCCGTCCGTGCGGTGGCCCGGGGCCAGTCCCTGCTGGACCCGAGCGCCACGGCCCGGCTCATGGCACGGCTGCGCTCAGGGCAGGAACCGGAGCCCGAGCCGGACCCGCTGCCGGGCCTCACCGAGCGCGAACGGGAGATCCTCGCCCTGATCGGCGAGGGCCTGACCAACCGCCAGATCGGGCGGCGGCTCTATCTCGCCGAGAAGACCGTCAAGAACCACATCTCCCGGCTGCTGACCAAACTCGGTGTCGAACGGCGCGTCCAGGCCGCCGTCATCGCGACCCAGGCCGAGGACCGGATGCGGCGGGACGGGCACTGA
- a CDS encoding GAF domain-containing protein encodes MGSPKEPGGARLRLPQLRLDELLEELQARLDAARGTRDRVHSLLEAVLSVGRELDLQQALRGIVQAAAVLVDAEYAALGVIGPDGERLSEFLTVGISEHQIARIGHYPEGHGILGELIRNPEPLRLEKISAHPASYGFPAHHPPMNTFLGVPIRVRDQVFGNLYLTEKRGGAQFDEEDESVLATLAVAAGVAIDNARLYEESRLRERWLRANAEITHRLLSGSERGEVLALIAERARENTGAALAVVAVPVEGTDSLTVELAIGQESDTHRGRVLPVDDSLIGRAFSTGAPVTCPDVPGDERVPSDPGQANALGPAVAVPIGSKDGVRGVVLLVRPAGRTVFSEKETEPLQGFAAQAAVAMELAERRRDAEQIALLQDRDRIARDLHDLAIQRLFATGMTLQSASRFIEHPEASERVARAVDDLDETIKIIRSTIFGLRTREEAAGRGLRARVVRTAGEAAPVLGFAPSLRMEGLLDTQIPEDTGDQVLAVLSEALTNVARHARASRVDVFLNTDGATLCLTVTDNGVGIPADGRRSGLRNMADRAAQLGGALEVTAPAGGGARIVWRVPVREP; translated from the coding sequence GTGGGAAGCCCCAAGGAGCCCGGGGGCGCCCGTCTGCGGCTGCCGCAGCTGAGGCTGGACGAGCTGCTGGAGGAGCTGCAGGCCCGCCTGGACGCGGCCCGCGGCACCCGCGACCGAGTGCACAGCCTGCTGGAGGCGGTGCTCTCCGTCGGCCGCGAGCTGGACCTCCAGCAGGCGCTGCGAGGCATCGTGCAGGCCGCGGCCGTACTGGTGGACGCCGAGTACGCCGCCCTGGGCGTGATCGGACCGGACGGCGAGCGGCTGTCGGAGTTCCTGACCGTGGGCATCAGCGAGCACCAGATCGCCCGGATCGGCCACTACCCCGAGGGACACGGCATCCTCGGTGAGCTCATCCGCAACCCCGAGCCGCTGCGGCTGGAGAAGATCTCCGCACACCCCGCCTCGTACGGCTTCCCCGCGCACCACCCGCCGATGAACACCTTCCTCGGCGTCCCCATCCGCGTCCGCGACCAGGTCTTCGGCAACCTGTACCTGACCGAGAAACGCGGTGGGGCGCAGTTCGACGAGGAGGACGAGTCGGTGCTGGCGACGCTGGCCGTGGCGGCCGGGGTGGCGATCGACAACGCCCGGCTCTACGAGGAGTCCCGCCTGCGGGAGCGGTGGCTTCGGGCGAACGCCGAGATCACCCACCGGCTGCTGTCCGGCAGCGAACGCGGTGAGGTGCTCGCCCTGATCGCCGAGCGGGCGAGGGAGAACACCGGCGCCGCGCTGGCCGTGGTCGCCGTTCCGGTGGAGGGCACCGACTCCCTCACGGTGGAGCTGGCGATCGGGCAGGAGTCGGACACGCACCGGGGCCGGGTGCTGCCGGTCGACGACAGCCTCATCGGCCGGGCCTTCTCCACCGGCGCCCCGGTCACCTGCCCGGACGTCCCGGGTGACGAGCGGGTGCCGTCCGATCCCGGGCAGGCGAACGCGCTCGGGCCGGCGGTGGCGGTGCCCATCGGCAGCAAGGACGGCGTACGAGGCGTCGTGCTGCTGGTCCGCCCGGCCGGCCGGACCGTGTTCTCGGAGAAGGAGACCGAGCCGCTGCAGGGCTTCGCCGCGCAGGCCGCGGTGGCGATGGAACTCGCCGAACGCCGCCGGGACGCCGAGCAGATCGCGCTGCTCCAGGACCGCGACCGTATCGCCCGCGACCTGCACGACCTGGCCATCCAGCGCCTGTTCGCCACCGGTATGACGCTGCAGAGCGCCAGCCGTTTCATCGAGCACCCCGAGGCCTCGGAACGGGTCGCGCGAGCCGTCGACGACCTCGACGAGACCATCAAGATCATCAGGTCGACGATCTTCGGGCTCCGCACGCGTGAGGAGGCCGCGGGCAGGGGACTGCGGGCGAGGGTGGTGCGGACGGCGGGCGAGGCCGCGCCCGTGCTCGGGTTCGCGCCCAGCCTGCGCATGGAGGGGCTGCTGGACACACAGATCCCCGAGGACACCGGCGACCAGGTGCTCGCCGTCCTGTCCGAGGCCCTGACCAACGTGGCCCGGCATGCCCGGGCGTCCCGCGTCGACGTGTTCCTGAACACCGACGGTGCCACCCTGTGCCTGACGGTCACGGACAACGGCGTCGGTATCCCGGCGGACGGGCGCCGCAGTGGTCTGCGCAACATGGCCGACCGGGCGGCGCAGCTGGGCGGCGCGCTGGAGGTGACCGCTCCCGCCGGAGGCGGAGCGCGGATCGTGTGGCGGGTACCGGTGCGGGAGCCGTAG
- a CDS encoding universal stress protein codes for MRSTEPVPRVVVGVDGSPSSYAALRWADRYARRVGGVVEAVHAWDTPSAIGWSGPAVDPAFDLEQARERFARELGSVFPDELPAGLRQELVEGDPSEVLIRASQGAELLVVGSRGRGGFARAMLGSVSQRCAQHAACPVVVVRQEQDTAY; via the coding sequence ATGCGATCCACGGAACCGGTACCACGGGTGGTCGTGGGTGTGGACGGTTCGCCGTCGTCGTACGCCGCGCTGCGCTGGGCCGACCGGTACGCGCGGCGCGTCGGCGGTGTCGTGGAGGCGGTGCACGCCTGGGACACACCGTCGGCCATCGGCTGGAGCGGACCGGCGGTCGACCCGGCCTTCGACCTGGAGCAGGCCCGGGAGCGCTTCGCACGGGAACTGGGCAGCGTCTTCCCGGACGAGCTCCCCGCCGGGCTGCGGCAGGAGCTGGTCGAGGGCGACCCCTCCGAGGTGCTGATCCGCGCCTCGCAGGGAGCCGAACTGCTCGTCGTGGGCAGCCGCGGGCGCGGCGGCTTCGCCCGCGCGATGCTGGGATCGGTCAGCCAGCGCTGCGCCCAGCACGCGGCCTGTCCGGTGGTCGTCGTCCGGCAGGAGCAGGACACGGCGTACTGA
- a CDS encoding GH1 family beta-glucosidase: MSIPKLPEFSGFPAFPDGFFFGAATASYQIEGAYDEGGRGPSIWDTFSREPGRVVGGATGDVACDHYHRYPEDVALLRDLGVDSYRFSIAWPRIQPTGSGPANKAGLDFYDRLLDELHAAGISPAATLYHWDLPQALEDRGGWRVRETAERFAEYTAIVADRFGDRVDRWITLNEPFCSAFVGYAAGGHAPGTREGRGALAAAHHLLVGHGLAVRALRAAGAKEVGITLNPDRLLPATESAADLAAVRRAETMHNDVWFEPIFAGRYPQHEAETWGELLDSGEPYRQEGDLELIGAPLDFVGINYYRPITVSDAPHEDPDPASRSAVDIRAVESWRADVRHTTMGWPVVPHTFTDLLVDLAKRYPTLPPVLITENGSAEADSVDAEGRVRDTDRVEYLRTHLEALATAMRAGVDVRGYYVWSLLDNFEWARGYDQRFGIIRVDYDTLERTPKDSYHWYRQLIADHRARTGGADPAE, translated from the coding sequence GTGAGCATCCCCAAGTTGCCTGAGTTCTCCGGCTTCCCCGCCTTCCCCGACGGTTTCTTCTTCGGAGCCGCGACGGCGAGCTACCAGATCGAGGGCGCGTACGACGAGGGCGGCAGGGGTCCGTCCATCTGGGACACCTTCAGCCGCGAGCCCGGCCGTGTCGTCGGAGGCGCCACCGGTGACGTCGCCTGCGACCACTACCACCGCTACCCCGAGGACGTCGCCCTCCTGCGCGACCTGGGCGTGGACAGCTACCGCTTCTCCATCGCCTGGCCGCGTATCCAGCCGACCGGCTCGGGCCCGGCGAACAAGGCGGGGCTGGACTTCTACGACCGGCTCCTCGACGAACTGCACGCCGCCGGCATCTCGCCGGCCGCCACGCTCTACCACTGGGACCTCCCGCAGGCCCTGGAGGACCGGGGCGGCTGGCGGGTGCGCGAGACCGCGGAGCGCTTCGCCGAGTACACGGCGATCGTCGCCGACCGGTTCGGTGACCGGGTGGACCGCTGGATCACCCTCAACGAACCGTTCTGCAGCGCCTTCGTCGGCTACGCGGCGGGCGGCCACGCGCCGGGTACCCGGGAGGGCCGCGGCGCCCTCGCCGCCGCCCACCACCTGCTCGTCGGACACGGCCTCGCCGTGCGCGCGCTGCGCGCTGCGGGCGCCAAGGAGGTCGGGATCACACTGAACCCCGACCGGTTGCTGCCGGCCACCGAGTCGGCGGCGGACCTGGCCGCCGTACGCCGTGCCGAGACGATGCACAACGACGTGTGGTTCGAGCCGATCTTCGCCGGTCGTTACCCGCAGCACGAGGCCGAGACCTGGGGTGAGCTCCTCGATTCGGGCGAGCCGTACCGGCAGGAGGGCGACCTCGAGCTCATCGGCGCTCCGCTGGACTTCGTCGGCATCAACTACTACAGGCCGATCACCGTCTCCGACGCCCCGCACGAGGACCCGGACCCGGCCTCGCGCTCGGCCGTCGACATCCGGGCGGTGGAGAGCTGGCGCGCCGACGTGCGCCACACCACCATGGGCTGGCCCGTCGTCCCGCACACCTTCACGGACCTGCTGGTCGACCTGGCCAAGCGCTACCCGACGCTGCCGCCGGTGCTGATCACCGAGAACGGCTCCGCCGAGGCCGACAGCGTCGACGCCGAGGGCCGGGTCCGCGACACCGACCGGGTGGAGTACCTGCGCACCCACCTGGAGGCGCTCGCCACCGCGATGCGGGCCGGTGTGGACGTCCGCGGCTACTACGTCTGGTCGCTGCTGGACAACTTCGAGTGGGCCCGCGGCTACGACCAGCGCTTCGGCATCATCCGGGTCGACTACGACACGCTGGAGCGCACCCCGAAGGACAGCTACCACTGGTACCGGCAGCTGATCGCCGACCACCGCGCCCGCACCGGCGGCGCCGACCCGGCCGAATGA